One Cellulomonas soli DNA window includes the following coding sequences:
- a CDS encoding arginine repressor → MSTPTPAHATASTAPTTKAARHALVRGLLTRGPVHSQAELAELLAAEGVSVTQATLSRDLVELRAVKVRMSSGALAYSVPSEGSVPATPGADAEFLASRLARLCAELLVTAEASGNLVVLRTPPGGAQFLASAIDHSILPAVLGTIAGDDTILVIARDTEEPAGAAGAALAARFLALASG, encoded by the coding sequence GTGAGCACGCCGACCCCGGCCCACGCGACGGCCTCCACCGCGCCGACGACCAAGGCCGCGAGGCACGCGCTCGTCCGGGGGCTGCTCACGCGCGGCCCGGTGCACTCGCAGGCCGAGCTCGCCGAGCTGCTGGCCGCCGAGGGCGTGTCGGTGACGCAGGCGACGCTCTCGCGCGACCTCGTCGAGCTGCGCGCCGTGAAGGTGCGCATGTCGTCCGGTGCGTTGGCCTACTCCGTGCCCTCCGAGGGCTCCGTCCCGGCCACCCCGGGGGCGGACGCCGAGTTCCTCGCGAGCCGGCTCGCCCGGCTGTGCGCCGAGCTGCTGGTCACCGCCGAGGCCTCGGGCAACCTCGTGGTGCTGCGCACACCTCCGGGCGGTGCGCAGTTCCTCGCCTCGGCGATCGACCACTCGATCCTGCCGGCCGTGCTCGGCACGATCGCCGGCGACGACACGATCCTGGTGATCGCCCGCGACACCGAGGAGCCGGCCGGGGCGGCAGGCGCCGCGCTCGCGGCACGCTTCCTCGCCCTCGCGAGCGGATGA
- the argF gene encoding ornithine carbamoyltransferase, with translation MARHFLRDDDLTPREQREVLQLAAAFRDDRFIRTPLAGPRAVAVIFDKPTLRTQVSFTTGIAELGGYPLAVDGALAQIGSRESVADTARVLGRQVAAIVWRTHAQSRIEEMAATAGVPVVNALTDDFHPCQVLADLLTIAQHRGGVGALAGQTFAYVGDGSNNMAHSYLLGGATAGLHVRIGTPEGYLPDASIVADAARIAAGTGGSVTVTHELAEAVAGADVVATDTWVSMGQEDQAAERETPFVPFRVDAAAMALARPDAIVLHCLPAYRGKEITAEVLDGPQSVVWDEAENRLHAQKALLAFVLERS, from the coding sequence ATGGCGCGTCACTTCCTGCGTGACGACGATCTGACCCCCCGCGAGCAGCGTGAGGTCCTCCAGCTCGCCGCTGCCTTCCGCGACGACCGGTTCATCCGGACGCCGCTGGCGGGGCCGCGTGCGGTGGCCGTGATCTTCGACAAGCCGACGCTGCGCACCCAGGTGTCGTTCACCACCGGGATCGCCGAGCTCGGCGGATACCCGCTCGCGGTCGACGGGGCGCTCGCCCAGATCGGTTCGCGCGAGTCCGTCGCCGACACCGCTCGGGTCCTGGGCCGCCAGGTCGCCGCGATCGTGTGGCGCACGCACGCCCAGTCGCGGATCGAGGAGATGGCGGCCACGGCCGGTGTCCCGGTGGTCAACGCGCTGACCGACGACTTCCACCCGTGCCAGGTCCTCGCGGACCTGCTGACGATCGCCCAGCACCGCGGGGGTGTGGGTGCGCTGGCCGGTCAGACGTTCGCCTACGTGGGCGACGGGTCGAACAACATGGCGCACTCCTACCTGCTCGGCGGGGCGACAGCGGGCCTGCACGTGCGCATCGGCACCCCCGAGGGCTACCTGCCCGACGCGTCGATCGTCGCCGACGCCGCGCGCATCGCGGCGGGTACGGGCGGTTCGGTGACGGTGACGCACGAGCTCGCCGAGGCGGTCGCCGGAGCGGACGTCGTGGCGACCGACACCTGGGTGTCGATGGGTCAGGAGGACCAGGCGGCCGAGCGGGAGACCCCGTTCGTGCCGTTCCGGGTGGACGCGGCCGCGATGGCCCTGGCCCGGCCCGACGCGATCGTGCTGCACTGCCTGCCCGCCTACCGGGGCAAGGAGATCACCGCAGAGGTGCTCGACGGCCCGCAGTCGGTGGTGTGGGACGAGGCCGAGAACCGCCTGCACGCCCAGAAGGCCCTGCTGGCGTTCGTGCTGGAGCGATCGTGA
- a CDS encoding acetylornithine transaminase, whose product MTADTDANVPVPVTAGSVAEWTDRYTHAVMDTFGAPQRVLVRGEGPYVWDADGRRYLDLLGGIAVNCLGHAHPTLTAAISAQLGTLGHVSNLFASPAQIALAERLLALAAAPEGSRVFFTNSGTEANEAAFKLARRNGGPARPRILALEGAFHGRSMGALALTSKAAYREPFEPLPGGVEFLPFGDTDALRAAFADGTGAQVAALFVEPIQGEAGVRPLPTGYLALARELTAQHGALLILDEVQTGMGRTGTWLAHQQPAIGGGIVPDAVTLAKGLGGGFPVGALVTYGERTSTLLHRGQHGTTFGGNPVAAAAALATIAVIERDGLLAHVTALGARLRERVRALHHPLVVEVRGEGLLVGIELARPVAAQVASDALAAGLIVNPCTPTTLRLAPPYVLTDDQAGVFVDFLAALPHDLGEDH is encoded by the coding sequence CTGACCGCCGACACGGACGCGAACGTGCCCGTCCCCGTGACGGCCGGCTCCGTGGCCGAGTGGACGGACCGCTACACGCACGCCGTCATGGACACCTTCGGTGCGCCGCAGCGGGTCCTCGTGCGCGGCGAGGGGCCCTACGTGTGGGACGCCGACGGGCGCCGCTACCTCGACCTGCTCGGCGGCATCGCCGTGAACTGCCTCGGGCACGCGCACCCCACGCTGACCGCGGCGATCAGCGCCCAGCTGGGCACGCTCGGTCACGTGTCCAACCTGTTCGCGAGCCCCGCGCAGATCGCCCTGGCCGAACGCCTCCTCGCGCTGGCCGCCGCCCCCGAGGGTTCCCGGGTGTTCTTCACCAACTCCGGTACCGAGGCCAACGAGGCAGCCTTCAAGCTCGCCCGGCGCAACGGCGGACCCGCGCGGCCACGGATCCTCGCGCTGGAGGGCGCGTTCCACGGCCGCTCCATGGGCGCCCTCGCACTGACGTCCAAGGCTGCCTACCGCGAACCGTTCGAGCCGCTGCCCGGCGGGGTCGAGTTCCTCCCGTTCGGCGACACCGACGCGCTCCGGGCGGCGTTCGCCGACGGCACAGGCGCGCAGGTCGCTGCCCTGTTCGTCGAGCCGATCCAGGGCGAGGCCGGTGTGCGACCGCTGCCGACCGGGTACCTCGCGCTCGCGCGGGAGCTGACCGCGCAGCACGGTGCCCTGCTGATCCTCGACGAGGTGCAGACCGGCATGGGCCGGACCGGTACGTGGCTCGCCCACCAGCAGCCCGCCATCGGCGGCGGCATCGTGCCGGACGCCGTCACGCTCGCCAAGGGCCTCGGTGGTGGCTTCCCGGTCGGCGCGCTCGTGACGTACGGCGAGCGCACCTCGACGCTCCTGCACCGCGGCCAGCACGGCACGACGTTCGGCGGCAACCCGGTGGCCGCCGCGGCGGCGCTCGCGACGATCGCGGTGATCGAGCGCGACGGGCTGCTCGCCCACGTGACCGCGCTCGGCGCCCGGCTGCGCGAACGCGTGCGTGCCCTGCACCACCCGTTGGTCGTGGAGGTGCGCGGGGAGGGGCTGCTCGTCGGCATCGAGCTGGCTCGCCCGGTGGCCGCCCAGGTCGCATCCGACGCGCTGGCGGCGGGTCTCATCGTCAACCCGTGCACCCCGACCACGCTGCGGCTCGCCCCGCCGTACGTGCTCACCGACGACCAGGCCGGCGTGTTCGTCGACTTCCTCGCGGCCCTGCCGCACGACCTGGGGGAGGACCACTGA
- the argB gene encoding acetylglutamate kinase codes for MSQHGSSERPATAVHEDFVFDTRTDLRPDQKAEVLVQALPWLQKFSGALVVVKYGGNAMVDDDLKRAFAEDMVFLRQVGLRPVVVHGGGPQINAMLDRLGIVSEFRGGLRVTTPEAMDVVRMVLTGQVSRELVGLLNAHGPHAVGLSGEDGGLFQARRRTVVVDGVEVDVGQVGDVVQVNPGAVLDLLDAGRIPVVSTVAPDIDDPTQVLNVNADTAAAALAVALGARKLIVLTDVEGLYSSWPDRSSLVRRIRASALAGLLPSLDAGMRPKMEACWRAVEGGVGRAHVIDGRSAHSILVEVFTSDGVGTMVLPDEESPDAPFTAPIPVVHPVHSVHPAHPAHPVLGTTSPQEAS; via the coding sequence ATGAGCCAGCACGGCAGCAGCGAGCGGCCCGCGACGGCCGTGCACGAGGACTTCGTCTTCGACACCCGCACCGACCTGCGTCCCGACCAGAAGGCCGAGGTGCTCGTCCAGGCGCTGCCCTGGCTGCAGAAGTTCTCCGGGGCGCTCGTGGTCGTCAAGTACGGCGGCAACGCGATGGTCGACGACGACCTCAAGCGCGCGTTCGCCGAGGACATGGTCTTCCTCCGGCAGGTCGGCCTGCGTCCCGTCGTCGTGCACGGCGGCGGCCCGCAGATCAACGCCATGCTCGACCGCCTCGGGATCGTCAGCGAGTTCCGTGGCGGTCTGCGCGTGACGACGCCCGAGGCGATGGACGTCGTGCGCATGGTCCTCACCGGTCAGGTCTCCCGCGAGCTGGTCGGCCTGCTCAACGCGCACGGACCGCACGCCGTCGGCCTGTCCGGCGAGGACGGCGGCCTGTTCCAGGCCCGTCGGCGCACCGTCGTCGTCGACGGCGTCGAGGTGGACGTCGGCCAGGTCGGCGACGTCGTGCAGGTCAACCCCGGTGCGGTGCTCGACCTGCTCGACGCCGGTCGCATCCCCGTGGTGTCGACCGTCGCCCCGGACATCGACGACCCGACCCAGGTGCTCAACGTCAACGCGGACACCGCGGCAGCCGCGCTCGCGGTCGCCCTCGGCGCGCGCAAGCTGATCGTCCTGACCGACGTCGAGGGCCTGTACTCGAGCTGGCCCGACCGGTCCTCGCTCGTGCGCCGCATCCGGGCCTCCGCGCTGGCGGGCCTCCTGCCGTCGCTCGACGCCGGGATGCGGCCCAAGATGGAGGCCTGCTGGCGGGCCGTCGAGGGCGGCGTCGGCCGGGCGCACGTCATCGACGGCCGCTCGGCGCACTCGATCCTCGTCGAGGTGTTCACCTCCGACGGCGTCGGCACGATGGTGCTGCCCGACGAGGAGTCTCCCGACGCGCCGTTCACCGCGCCGATCCCCGTCGTCCATCCCGTCCATTCCGTCCATCCCGCCCATCCCGCCCATCCCGTCCTCGGGACGACCAGCCCGCAGGAGGCATCGTGA
- the argJ gene encoding bifunctional glutamate N-acetyltransferase/amino-acid acetyltransferase ArgJ, with the protein MSTVSTVTVPARPADQGVTAPAGFRATGVTAGLKASGRPDLALVVNDGPLQVAAGVFTSNRVVAAPVVWSRQAVTDGIASAVVLNSGGANACTGPEGFADTHRTAEHVANALAVSAGDVLVCSTGLIGERLPMDLLLAGADAAAAGLSADGGPDAAVAIMTTDTVAKSVSVQRDGWSVGGMAKGAGMLAPGLATMLVVLTTDAVVTAAHADRALRAATRSTFDRVDSDGCMSTNDTVLLLASGASGVEVAPDDLAGAVTEVCTRLARLLVGDAEGASHDIAVTVHRATSEDAAVAVARAVTRSNLFKAAVFGNDPNWGRVLAAAGTVPEQVAPFDPALLDVSINGVQVCRAGGVGEPRELVDLAAAREVRVEIDLHAGTSTATVWTNDLTHDYVHENSAYST; encoded by the coding sequence GTGAGCACCGTGAGCACCGTCACCGTCCCCGCCCGCCCCGCCGACCAGGGTGTGACCGCCCCCGCCGGCTTCCGTGCCACGGGCGTGACCGCCGGGCTCAAGGCCTCCGGCCGGCCCGACCTCGCGCTCGTCGTCAACGACGGCCCGCTGCAGGTGGCCGCCGGCGTCTTCACCTCGAACCGTGTGGTGGCCGCCCCCGTGGTGTGGTCGCGGCAGGCGGTCACCGACGGCATCGCCTCGGCGGTCGTGCTCAACTCCGGCGGCGCCAACGCGTGCACCGGCCCGGAGGGCTTCGCCGACACCCATCGCACCGCCGAGCACGTGGCGAACGCCCTCGCCGTGTCGGCCGGCGACGTCCTCGTGTGCTCCACCGGGCTCATCGGCGAGCGGCTGCCGATGGACCTGCTGCTCGCCGGTGCCGACGCCGCCGCGGCCGGGCTGTCCGCCGACGGCGGGCCGGACGCCGCCGTGGCGATCATGACGACCGACACCGTCGCCAAGTCGGTCTCGGTGCAGCGCGACGGCTGGAGCGTAGGCGGCATGGCCAAGGGTGCGGGCATGCTCGCCCCCGGCCTGGCGACGATGCTCGTGGTCCTGACCACCGACGCGGTCGTCACCGCGGCGCACGCCGACCGCGCCTTGCGTGCGGCGACCCGCTCGACGTTCGACCGCGTCGACTCCGACGGCTGCATGTCGACCAACGACACCGTCCTGCTGCTCGCCTCGGGCGCGTCCGGCGTCGAGGTCGCCCCCGACGACCTCGCCGGGGCCGTCACCGAGGTGTGCACACGGCTGGCGCGCCTGCTCGTCGGCGACGCGGAGGGCGCCAGCCACGACATCGCGGTCACCGTGCACCGTGCGACCAGCGAGGACGCGGCCGTCGCCGTGGCCCGCGCGGTCACCCGCTCGAACCTGTTCAAGGCCGCCGTCTTCGGCAACGACCCCAACTGGGGGCGGGTGCTGGCGGCCGCCGGCACCGTGCCCGAGCAGGTCGCACCGTTCGACCCCGCCCTGCTCGACGTGTCGATCAACGGCGTCCAGGTCTGCCGGGCCGGTGGCGTCGGCGAACCGCGTGAGCTCGTCGACCTCGCCGCCGCACGCGAGGTGCGCGTCGAGATCGACCTGCACGCGGGCACGTCCACCGCCACCGTGTGGACCAACGACCTCACGCACGACTACGTCCACGAGAACAGCGCGTACTCCACATGA
- the argC gene encoding N-acetyl-gamma-glutamyl-phosphate reductase: MSFSVAVAGASGYAGGEALRLLLGHPEARIGTLTAHANAGTRLGEHQPHLRSLADRVLEPTGVEALAGHDVVVLALPHGASGKVAAALAERGDDAVVIDLGADHRLVDPAAWEAFYGSPHAGTWPYGMPELLHPGERTAAAQRTQLAGTRRIAVPGCNVTAVTFGLQPGIAAGVIEPVDLVAVLANGYSGAGRSLKTHLLASEALGNAQPYAVGGTHRHIPEIQQNLRSAGAADVTISFTPTLVPMSRGILATATARLVPGTDPAAVRAAWEQTYADEPFITLLPEGQWPTTAATAGANTALVQVAVDAAAGRVVTVTALDNLVKGTAGAAVQSLNLALGLPETLGLPTEGVAP, encoded by the coding sequence ATGTCCTTCTCCGTCGCCGTCGCAGGTGCGAGCGGGTACGCCGGCGGCGAGGCCCTGCGCCTCCTGCTGGGTCACCCCGAGGCCCGCATCGGCACGCTCACCGCCCACGCCAACGCCGGAACCCGCCTCGGGGAGCACCAGCCCCACCTGCGCTCGCTGGCCGACCGCGTCCTCGAGCCGACCGGCGTCGAGGCACTCGCCGGCCACGACGTCGTCGTCCTCGCCCTGCCGCACGGGGCCAGCGGCAAGGTCGCCGCGGCACTCGCCGAGCGCGGCGACGACGCGGTCGTCATCGACCTCGGCGCCGACCACCGGCTCGTCGATCCCGCCGCATGGGAGGCGTTCTACGGCAGCCCGCACGCCGGCACCTGGCCGTACGGCATGCCCGAGCTGCTCCACCCGGGCGAGCGCACCGCCGCCGCCCAGCGCACGCAGCTGGCCGGCACGCGGCGGATCGCGGTACCCGGCTGCAACGTCACCGCCGTCACCTTCGGCCTGCAGCCCGGCATCGCCGCCGGGGTGATCGAGCCGGTCGACCTCGTCGCGGTGCTCGCCAACGGGTACTCGGGCGCCGGACGCTCGCTCAAGACGCACCTGCTCGCCTCCGAGGCGCTCGGCAACGCCCAGCCCTACGCGGTCGGCGGCACGCACCGGCACATCCCCGAGATCCAGCAGAACCTGCGTTCCGCGGGCGCCGCCGACGTCACGATCTCGTTCACCCCGACGCTCGTGCCCATGTCGCGCGGCATCCTCGCGACCGCGACCGCACGGCTCGTGCCCGGCACCGACCCCGCGGCCGTTCGTGCCGCGTGGGAGCAGACCTACGCCGACGAGCCGTTCATCACCCTGCTGCCCGAGGGCCAGTGGCCGACCACGGCCGCGACCGCGGGCGCCAACACCGCACTCGTGCAGGTCGCGGTCGACGCCGCCGCCGGGCGCGTCGTGACCGTGACCGCGCTCGACAACCTCGTCAAGGGCACGGCGGGCGCCGCCGTGCAGTCCCTCAACCTGGCGCTCGGCCTGCCCGAGACGCTCGGCCTGCCGACCGAGGGGGTCGCCCCGTGA
- a CDS encoding quinone oxidoreductase family protein yields the protein MRAIQATAPGGADVLELVRLPEPSPAADEVLVQVRRAGVNFIDTYRREGRYPMAFPHVVGSEGVGIIVATGAEVDRLQVGDRVTWTSSTSGSYAELVTVRAADALLVPEGIDDGTAVAVTLQGLTAHFLVTSTFPVAAGHDVLVHAAAGGVGLLLTQMATARGARVLATVGSPAKEELARAAGAEEVIPYRELTDLSAQLPVLVRALTHGRGVHAVYDSVGKDTFDASLASLARRGTLVLFGASSGPVPPVDPQRLNAGGSLFLTRPTLYHHIAEPDELAWRAREVFGAVADGSLDVRVGATYPLADAADAHRALESRATTGKVLLEL from the coding sequence GTGCGTGCCATCCAGGCGACCGCCCCAGGCGGAGCCGACGTCCTCGAGCTCGTCCGGCTTCCCGAGCCCTCCCCCGCCGCCGACGAGGTCCTCGTCCAGGTGCGCCGAGCCGGCGTGAACTTCATCGACACCTACCGGCGCGAGGGCCGCTACCCCATGGCGTTCCCGCACGTCGTGGGCTCCGAGGGCGTCGGCATCATCGTGGCCACCGGTGCCGAGGTGGACCGGCTGCAGGTCGGCGACCGCGTGACCTGGACGTCCTCGACCTCCGGCTCCTACGCGGAGCTGGTCACCGTGCGCGCCGCCGACGCCCTCCTGGTCCCCGAAGGGATCGACGACGGGACTGCGGTGGCCGTCACGCTCCAAGGACTGACGGCGCACTTCCTCGTCACGTCGACGTTCCCCGTCGCTGCGGGGCACGACGTGCTCGTGCACGCCGCCGCGGGCGGGGTCGGGCTGCTGCTCACCCAGATGGCCACCGCCCGGGGCGCCCGGGTCCTGGCGACGGTCGGCTCACCCGCCAAGGAGGAGCTCGCCCGGGCCGCCGGCGCCGAGGAGGTCATCCCGTACCGCGAGCTCACCGACCTGAGCGCGCAGCTGCCCGTCCTGGTGCGCGCGCTCACCCACGGCCGCGGGGTGCACGCCGTGTACGACTCCGTCGGCAAGGACACGTTCGACGCCTCGCTCGCCTCGCTCGCACGACGCGGCACGCTCGTCCTGTTCGGGGCGTCGTCCGGCCCCGTGCCGCCCGTCGACCCGCAACGGCTCAACGCAGGCGGGTCGCTGTTCCTCACCCGACCCACGCTCTACCACCACATCGCCGAACCCGACGAGCTCGCCTGGCGGGCCCGCGAGGTCTTCGGCGCGGTGGCCGACGGCTCGCTCGACGTGCGGGTCGGCGCAACCTATCCCCTGGCCGACGCGGCCGACGCCCACCGCGCGCTGGAGAGCCGCGCGACGACCGGAAAGGTCCTCCTCGAGCTGTGA
- a CDS encoding DsbA family oxidoreductase, translated as MTTPTTQTAAPTSDATTRTHPEPATTDDAPAARRLAVEVWSDIACPWCFIGKRRLTAALAAFPHRDLVDVRWRAYELSPDAPHGPGVPELDALARHKGLPADQVRQMFAQVTAVAAGDGLVYDFDRTLSINTFDLHRLVHVAREIGGDALAGRLVETFFSAHFEHGADLGDPGTIVELARTAGLGACGLDDQGVRDVLAGDRGAAAVRDDEAQARAIGVNGVPFVVVDRRIAVSGAQPVGVFTELLEAAWAQANPTLQLLGDDDAACVDDSCAL; from the coding sequence GTGACGACCCCCACCACACAGACCGCCGCCCCGACGAGCGACGCGACGACCCGCACGCACCCCGAGCCGGCCACCACCGACGACGCACCCGCCGCACGACGGCTCGCCGTCGAGGTCTGGTCCGACATCGCCTGCCCGTGGTGCTTCATCGGCAAGCGGCGCCTCACGGCCGCGCTCGCCGCCTTCCCGCACCGTGACCTGGTCGACGTGCGCTGGCGCGCCTACGAGCTGTCGCCGGACGCCCCGCACGGCCCCGGGGTGCCCGAGCTCGACGCGCTCGCCCGGCACAAGGGCCTGCCGGCCGACCAGGTCCGGCAGATGTTCGCCCAGGTCACCGCGGTGGCCGCCGGCGACGGACTCGTCTACGACTTCGACCGCACGCTCTCGATCAACACCTTCGACCTGCACCGCCTCGTCCACGTCGCCCGCGAGATCGGCGGGGACGCGCTCGCCGGACGCCTCGTCGAGACGTTCTTCTCGGCGCACTTCGAGCACGGCGCCGACCTCGGCGACCCCGGGACGATCGTGGAGCTGGCTCGCACCGCGGGCCTCGGTGCGTGCGGCCTGGACGACCAGGGCGTGCGTGACGTGCTCGCCGGCGACCGCGGGGCCGCCGCCGTCCGGGACGACGAGGCGCAGGCCAGGGCGATCGGCGTGAACGGTGTCCCCTTCGTCGTCGTGGACCGGCGGATCGCCGTGTCGGGCGCCCAGCCGGTCGGGGTCTTCACCGAGCTGCTCGAGGCGGCATGGGCCCAGGCGAACCCGACGCTGCAGCTCCTCGGCGACGACGACGCCGCGTGCGTCGACGACAGCTGCGCGCTCTGA